A genomic region of Catalinimonas niigatensis contains the following coding sequences:
- a CDS encoding IS1 family transposase, with product MDELYEEIPDNLACSVAEDAHIDLMEVNCETDELWSFVACKANKQWLWLALYRNSRQVVALFIGNRSAKGALGLWRAIPERYRRRAIFYTDDWDAYKQIIPANQHKFGKTKKNTNHVERFFCTLRQRCSRLVRLSLSFSEKLDRHIKSIKFVITHYNISLQS from the coding sequence ATGGATGAATTATACGAAGAGATTCCTGATAATTTAGCTTGTTCCGTTGCAGAAGATGCTCATATAGACCTAATGGAGGTTAATTGTGAAACAGATGAGCTATGGAGTTTTGTTGCTTGTAAGGCCAATAAACAATGGTTATGGTTGGCTCTTTACCGAAACAGTCGCCAAGTGGTAGCCCTGTTTATAGGGAACAGAAGTGCTAAGGGGGCCTTAGGATTATGGCGGGCAATTCCTGAACGTTATCGCCGACGGGCAATCTTTTATACCGACGATTGGGATGCTTATAAGCAAATCATTCCTGCTAATCAACACAAATTTGGAAAGACTAAAAAAAATACCAACCATGTGGAAAGGTTCTTTTGTACGCTTCGTCAGCGATGTTCACGCTTGGTTCGTTTAAGCTTGTCCTTCTCAGAAAAACTGGATCGACACATCAAATCAATTAAGTTTGTCATTACCCATTACAACATATCATTACAAAGTTAG
- a CDS encoding IS1/IS1595 family N-terminal zinc-binding domain-containing protein, which yields MTIRKSHRQPVALGYEAQTYFIMFQQHDYPACGSTNVVKNGSTYYGKARLKCASCQRQFVQKRTYQPLSQECKRRVELMLAERISLEAICRIMEINRTADAAASIV from the coding sequence ATGACGATTAGAAAAAGCCACAGGCAGCCAGTAGCTTTGGGTTACGAAGCTCAAACCTACTTTATCATGTTTCAACAACACGACTACCCAGCCTGCGGCTCCACAAATGTAGTGAAAAATGGTTCTACTTATTATGGAAAAGCCCGCCTTAAATGTGCAAGCTGCCAGCGACAGTTTGTACAGAAGCGGACTTATCAGCCACTTTCTCAAGAGTGTAAACGCCGTGTGGAACTCATGTTGGCCGAACGTATTTCGCTGGAAGCTATCTGTAGGATAATGGAAATCAATCGGACTGCCGACGCAGCAGCATCAATTGTATAG